The following coding sequences are from one Nilaparvata lugens isolate BPH chromosome 4, ASM1435652v1, whole genome shotgun sequence window:
- the LOC120351040 gene encoding uncharacterized protein LOC120351040, which produces MDLLLGQRLRHSTMEMKTSIKFGNILVWTLLIIQTTKCESMDQGIAFEKLQDTIISENEWRIVLDFDMSEMQSEITIMGNMYDNLLVFKNMSKKVCVENVEFEYDRVYGSLKSYETDVNDLFKLLPESDRTKRGLVNAGGYMLKWLFGTPTTDDLDHVNSKVEELKELNGILLSSRQTQLTLMKDMNSKLILNTKAINEIMTKLSIAHNEFVPSDDSKLADDMMSQFLFVLKFTTMLRHLDQTIDEAKLRVIEFRQALELVSAGRVSSKLLAPHDFVNILGNIRMLYHLI; this is translated from the exons ATGGATCTACTACTGGGGCAACGTTTGCGGCATTCTACAATGGAGATGAAGACATCAATTAAATTTG GAAATATTCTGGTGTGGACACTTTTGATCATCCAAACTACAAAATGCGAAAGTATGGATCAAGGAATAGCTTTTGAAAAACTACAAGATACTATTATTTCTGAAAACGAATGGAGGATTGTGTTAGACTTTGACATGTCCGAAATGCAAAGTGAAATTACGATTATGGGAAATATGTACgataatttattagtttttaagAATATGAGTAAAAAAGTTTGTGTAGAAAATGTTGAGTTCGAATACGATAGGGTGTACGGTAGTCTTAAGTCATATGAAACTGATGTCAATGATTTGTTCAAGCTCTTACCAGAAAGTGATAGAACTAAACGAGGACTAGTTAATGCTGGGGGATACATGCTTAAATGGCTCTTTGGAACGCCTACTACTGATGATTTGGACCATGTAAATTccaaagttgaagaactaaaAGAGCTTAATGGAATTTTGCTAAGCTCTAGGCAAACACAGCTAACATTAATGAAGGACATGAACTCAAAACTTATTTTAAATACTAAGGCAATCAATGAGATAATGACTAAATTGTCAATTGCACATAATGAATTTGTACCTTCAGACGATAGCAAACTTGCTGATGATATGATGTCACAGTTTCTCTTCGTTTTAAAGTTCACTACTATGCTGCGACATTTAGATCAAACTATCGACGAGGCAAAGCTTCGAGTTATTGAATTTAGACAAGCATTAGAATTAGTAAGTGCAGGAAGAGTTAGTAGTAAACTGTTAGCTCCCCATGATTTTGTAAATATACTTGGTAATATTCGAATGTTATACCACCTCATCTGA